GACGAGACCGCGGTGGTGCTGGCCGGCGACTACAACGTCATCCCCGAGCCGGCGGACGCGGCCGACCCCGAGGCGTGGCGCTCGGACGCCCTGTTCCTGCCGCAGAGCCGCGCGGCGTTCCGGGCCCTGCTGGCCGAAGGTTACACCGACGGCCTGCGCGCCTGCGATCCGCGGGATGGGCTCTACACGTTCTGGGACTATCAGGCCGGTTGCTGGCAGCGGAATGCCGGCATCCGCATCGACCACCTTCTCCTGTCGCCCCAGGCGGCGGATCGTCTGGTCGCGGCCTCCGTGCAGAAGCACCTGCGCGGCCTCGACAAGCCGTCGGATCATGTTCCAGTCACGGTTGAGCTATCGGCGGGCTGAGACGCCGGATCCCGGGGGACCACACGATGATCGTCTACGGCAGCAGCGTTTCGCCTTACGTGCGCAAGGTTCTCGTCGCATTGATCGAGAAGGGCATCCCGTTCGAGCATCGGCCGGTCGGCTTCCACTCAAGCGATCCGGGCTTCAGGGCGGCGAGCCCCCTCGGCAAGATCCCGGCCCTCGAGGAAGACGGCTTCCGCTTGGCCGATTCGAGCGCGATCATCGATTATGTCGAATGCCGGCATCCGCAACCGGCGCTCATCCCGACGGACGCGCAGAGCCTCGCCCGCGCCCGCTGGTTCGAGAAGTTCGGGGAATGCGAGCTGACCCGGCAGGTGCTGATCCCGTTCGTCGAGCGCTTCCTCAAGCCTCGCCTGTTCAAGACAGAGGGCGACGAGGCGCTGGCGCAGCGGACCGTCGACACGGCGCTGCCGCCGCTGTTCGACTACCTGGAGTCGCAGATCGAGGGGCCCTGCCTCGTCGCCAGCACGTTCAGCATCGCCGACATCGCCGTGGCGGCACCGTTCCACAACCTCCGCCTGGCGAAGGTCACGGTCGACGACGCGCGCTGGCCGAAGCTCGCCGCATGGGTCTCGGCGACCCTGGAGCGGCCGTCCTTCGTCGCAGCGATCGCGGCGGCGAAGGCTTGAGCGGCGGTCAGCGCCGCCGCTTGATCGAGCCCACCGTCTGGAGCTGCGTCTGGGCCTCGGCGCGGTCGTCCTCGTTGGCGGCCGCCCAGTTCTTCTCGTAGAGGGCCACGATCCAGTCGTCCTTGCGGCCTTCCGCGCCCTCCCGGGCGAGGGACAGCCACATCAGCCCTTTCACGCGCTGGACGGGGATACCGCCGAGGCCGTTGACCAGCATGTCGCCGAGCAGCGCCTGCGCGGGGTGATGGCCCTTCTCGGCGGCGAGGTTGAACCAGCGCGCGGCCTGCCGCGGATCGGCCTCGACGCCGGTGCCGTCGAGATAGAGCCGGGCGAGGTTGTACTGCGCGTTGGGGTCGCCGTAGTAGGACGCCGCGTAGTTGAACATGTCGTAGGCGCGCTCGGGGTTCGGGCGCACGTAACTGCCTTTGATCCCCTCCAGGAAGTAGGTGCCCAGCGCCGTGAAGGCGCTGCCCAGAACCGCGGAGTTTTGCGGATCGGGCCCGTCATCGGTGCTGGCATCGGCGATCCGGGAGAAGAACTCGAACGCCTTCAGGTCGTCATGCGGCACGCCGTCGCCGTCCGCGTACATCCGGCCGAGCTTCCACAGGGCCAAGGCATGGCCCTGGCCGGCCGCGTATTCGAGCGCCCGGGCGGCGCCCTGCTTGTCGCCGGCATTGTACTCGCGCATCCCGGCCCGGAGCGCGTCCTTGGCCGAGCGGTAGCTCTTGTCCGCGACGGGCACCTGGACGGGCGTGCGCACGTTTGCGTCGAGGGCGTGGGGCGCACCGGCCGGCAGCGCGATCGCGATGAATGCCCAGGCGG
The sequence above is drawn from the Methylobacterium mesophilicum SR1.6/6 genome and encodes:
- a CDS encoding glutathione S-transferase family protein; translated protein: MIVYGSSVSPYVRKVLVALIEKGIPFEHRPVGFHSSDPGFRAASPLGKIPALEEDGFRLADSSAIIDYVECRHPQPALIPTDAQSLARARWFEKFGECELTRQVLIPFVERFLKPRLFKTEGDEALAQRTVDTALPPLFDYLESQIEGPCLVASTFSIADIAVAAPFHNLRLAKVTVDDARWPKLAAWVSATLERPSFVAAIAAAKA
- a CDS encoding tetratricopeptide repeat protein produces the protein MRTSRTDLSRRRAPAGADPGRFRSARMIAVAAWAFIAIALPAGAPHALDANVRTPVQVPVADKSYRSAKDALRAGMREYNAGDKQGAARALEYAAGQGHALALWKLGRMYADGDGVPHDDLKAFEFFSRIADASTDDGPDPQNSAVLGSAFTALGTYFLEGIKGSYVRPNPERAYDMFNYAASYYGDPNAQYNLARLYLDGTGVEADPRQAARWFNLAAEKGHHPAQALLGDMLVNGLGGIPVQRVKGLMWLSLAREGAEGRKDDWIVALYEKNWAAANEDDRAEAQTQLQTVGSIKRRR